The following coding sequences are from one Methanosarcina sp. WWM596 window:
- a CDS encoding M48 family metallopeptidase, producing the protein MEQIKIGNTLVDYLITYSSRQKTIELVIDLESGFTVKAPGNMTKEEVAANLRRKASWIITNLDKMNEVIRNETRKEFVSGEKFPYKGKHYRLKVVQINEEIIPSLTFTHSKFIAHVPVNVPEFDYPRIIQPLFISFYHEKAEKVLNQRARKYLLYFEEKPSLIKIQALKNKWGNCSKTNQLRFNWRVVMAKMSIIDYVVVHELCHTKYKDHSKAFWNEVQKILPDYEERKEWLRVHGDLLKI; encoded by the coding sequence ATGGAGCAAATAAAAATCGGAAACACTCTTGTTGATTACCTTATAACCTATTCTTCCCGGCAGAAAACCATTGAGCTGGTAATTGATCTGGAATCCGGGTTTACAGTCAAAGCTCCGGGAAACATGACTAAAGAAGAGGTTGCTGCAAATCTTCGACGGAAAGCCAGCTGGATCATAACCAACCTCGACAAAATGAACGAGGTTATAAGAAATGAGACCCGGAAAGAATTTGTAAGCGGAGAAAAATTTCCGTACAAAGGCAAGCACTACAGGTTAAAAGTAGTGCAGATAAATGAAGAAATAATCCCATCCCTGACCTTTACCCACAGTAAATTCATAGCCCATGTGCCAGTAAATGTTCCTGAATTTGACTATCCCCGCATTATACAGCCTTTATTCATCAGTTTTTATCACGAAAAAGCAGAAAAAGTTCTCAACCAGAGGGCCAGAAAGTATCTGCTGTATTTTGAAGAAAAGCCTTCCCTGATAAAGATCCAGGCCTTGAAAAACAAGTGGGGAAACTGTTCAAAGACAAACCAGTTGAGGTTCAACTGGAGGGTTGTTATGGCTAAAATGTCAATTATCGACTATGTGGTCGTCCACGAGCTCTGCCACACGAAATATAAAGACCATTCAAAAGCTTTCTGGAATGAGGTGCAGAAAATCCTGCCGGACTATGAGGAAAGGAAAGAGTGGTTGAGGGTTCATGGAGATTTGCTGAAGATATAA
- the tnpA gene encoding IS200/IS605 family transposase: MYFLVNTKYETRNHSKFLLMYHVIFVCKYQKVILEPISEELKQIMIDISKESNFEILEMETDKDHIHFLIKSEPKVSVLSIVRKLKQEYTNRLWKTQKEYMKKYYWGENTLWSDGYFASIIGNVSKEAAEYYIRNQG; encoded by the coding sequence ATGTACTTTTTGGTAAATACGAAGTATGAAACACGGAATCATAGCAAATTTTTGTTAATGTATCATGTTATTTTTGTTTGCAAATACCAAAAAGTCATACTTGAACCAATTAGCGAAGAACTCAAACAGATTATGATTGACATTTCAAAAGAGTCTAACTTTGAAATCCTTGAAATGGAAACTGACAAAGACCATATTCATTTCTTGATCAAGAGTGAGCCGAAAGTTAGCGTTTTGTCAATTGTCAGAAAATTGAAACAAGAATATACTAACAGGTTATGGAAAACTCAAAAAGAATATATGAAAAAGTATTATTGGGGTGAGAATACGTTATGGAGTGATGGTTATTTTGCGTCTATTATCGGAAATGTTAGTAAAGAGGCGGCAGAATATTACATACGGAATCAGGGTTGA
- a CDS encoding indole-3-glycerol-phosphate synthase, translating to MHDSILHILNTTKTRVQDLGADVHNEDPQPQFLKRDFIAAVAAVKADGRMPVIAEVKPASPGKCFRDISPSAAAELAWEMEEAGAVAISVLTEPGIFRGSLENLNAVRRTVCLPVLRKDFIIDRLQLEEARSDLILLIAGILGQELDGFVDLALEKGFEPLVEIHNREELELALETDTKLIGINNRNFDTLKIDLATTEELVPLIREYDLDHGTSHIIISESGMNRPGDIRRVMQAGADAVLIGSALMESDSVFEKTKEFVQSVCWRE from the coding sequence ATGCACGATTCAATCCTTCACATCCTCAACACAACAAAAACCAGGGTCCAGGATCTTGGAGCCGACGTCCATAACGAAGACCCGCAGCCACAATTCCTGAAAAGGGACTTTATTGCCGCTGTAGCAGCTGTAAAGGCAGATGGCCGGATGCCGGTAATCGCGGAAGTCAAGCCTGCATCTCCTGGAAAGTGTTTCAGGGATATATCCCCGTCAGCGGCTGCTGAGCTTGCATGGGAGATGGAAGAAGCCGGAGCTGTTGCAATTTCCGTCCTTACTGAGCCAGGGATTTTCCGGGGTTCACTTGAAAATCTGAACGCGGTCAGGAGAACAGTCTGTTTACCGGTTCTGAGGAAGGACTTCATTATTGACAGGTTGCAGCTTGAAGAAGCGAGAAGCGACCTTATACTCCTGATCGCAGGCATCCTGGGACAGGAGCTCGACGGCTTTGTTGATCTTGCTCTTGAGAAGGGCTTTGAGCCACTGGTTGAAATTCACAACAGGGAAGAGCTTGAACTTGCGCTGGAAACCGACACAAAGCTCATCGGGATTAATAACCGGAACTTTGATACACTTAAAATTGACCTGGCTACCACAGAAGAGCTTGTACCCCTCATCAGGGAATACGACCTGGACCACGGGACCAGCCATATCATCATAAGCGAAAGCGGGATGAACCGTCCTGGAGATATCAGGCGCGTGATGCAAGCCGGGGCAGATGCTGTGCTGATAGGGTCTGCACTTATGGAAAGTGACTCCGTTTTTGAGAAAACTAAAGAATTCGTCCAGAGCGTTTGCTGGCGTGAATAA
- the trpB gene encoding tryptophan synthase subunit beta, whose product MTGTKVSEFQLKGKYGKFGGQYVPEVLMPALEELEAGYEKYRNDPKFLSELDHYLRDFGGRETPLYLARNLSKKYGTKIYLKREDLVHGGAHKLNNAIGQALLAKFMGKTRLIAETGAGQHGTATAMVGATLGFETIVYMGAKDIKRQQMNAYRMELMGTEVKAVETGSKTLKDAINEAMRDWVTNIGNTHYLIGSVVGPHPYPMIVRDFQNVIGREIKEQAMEKEGRLPDSIIACAGGGSNAMGSFHPFIEDREVKLIAVEAGGKALKCTEKTALHSASLCAGEEGILHGARTKVLQDKNGQILESESISAGLDYSGVGPELAYLSENGRVTARYVTDDEALEAFNELSRLEGIIPALESSHALAYLKKAAESGELGEFVVLNLSGRGDKDLETVLSLKRGI is encoded by the coding sequence TTGACAGGAACTAAAGTTTCAGAATTTCAGCTAAAAGGAAAGTACGGAAAATTCGGAGGGCAGTACGTACCCGAAGTCCTCATGCCGGCTCTGGAAGAGCTGGAGGCAGGGTATGAGAAGTACAGAAACGACCCCAAGTTCCTTTCAGAGCTTGACCACTACCTCAGGGACTTTGGGGGCAGGGAGACTCCTCTTTACCTTGCCCGGAACCTGAGCAAGAAATACGGAACAAAGATCTACCTCAAGCGAGAAGACCTGGTGCACGGGGGTGCCCACAAGCTCAACAACGCTATCGGGCAGGCCCTGCTTGCAAAGTTTATGGGAAAGACCAGGCTGATAGCTGAAACCGGTGCCGGGCAGCATGGGACTGCAACGGCCATGGTGGGAGCGACTCTCGGGTTTGAGACTATCGTCTACATGGGGGCAAAAGACATTAAACGCCAGCAGATGAACGCATACAGAATGGAACTCATGGGGACGGAGGTAAAAGCCGTGGAGACTGGCTCAAAGACCCTCAAAGACGCAATCAACGAGGCAATGCGAGACTGGGTCACCAACATAGGAAACACTCACTATTTGATCGGGTCGGTGGTCGGGCCTCATCCCTACCCTATGATCGTAAGGGACTTCCAGAACGTGATCGGGCGCGAGATAAAGGAGCAAGCGATGGAAAAAGAAGGCAGGCTGCCTGATTCTATCATCGCCTGTGCAGGCGGCGGGAGCAATGCTATGGGGAGTTTCCATCCCTTTATCGAAGACAGGGAGGTAAAGCTGATTGCCGTAGAAGCCGGGGGAAAAGCCCTGAAGTGTACGGAAAAAACAGCCCTTCACTCAGCTTCCCTCTGCGCCGGAGAAGAAGGAATCCTGCACGGAGCCCGGACAAAGGTGCTGCAGGACAAAAACGGGCAGATCCTTGAGTCCGAATCCATTTCTGCAGGGCTTGACTACTCAGGAGTAGGCCCGGAACTGGCTTACCTTTCGGAGAACGGCAGGGTTACAGCCCGCTATGTAACAGATGACGAGGCGCTTGAAGCTTTTAATGAACTGAGCCGGCTTGAAGGAATCATTCCTGCCCTTGAATCCTCCCATGCTCTTGCTTACCTTAAAAAAGCTGCCGAATCCGGGGAACTTGGAGAGTTTGTGGTTCTAAACCTCTCAGGAAGAGGGGACAAAGATCTGGAAACCGTCCTGAGCCTGAAGAGGGGGATCTGA
- the trpA gene encoding tryptophan synthase subunit alpha, translating to MKTETRAELRRQKISEKFGELREKKEGALIGYVMAGDPSAEATSGVVKALTNGGADIIELGFPFSDPVADGPTIQAAGQRALAAGMDIERYFELVRALEVEVPLVCMTYYNPVFRYGVEKFVEHAAEAGINGLIIPDIPVEEAADLKNSCEKQGLDLIFLVAPTTTDTRIRKILERGSGFIYLVSRLGVTGTRADVSGSTKELLARVKTDIPKAVGFGISSGKQAAEVIKAGADAVIVGSAFVRIIEEGNAVNEKLEALARELKFGILEAN from the coding sequence ATGAAAACAGAAACGAGAGCCGAACTCAGAAGACAAAAAATTTCAGAAAAATTCGGCGAACTCAGGGAGAAAAAAGAAGGTGCCCTGATCGGCTATGTGATGGCAGGAGACCCCTCTGCAGAGGCAACATCAGGCGTTGTAAAAGCCCTGACAAACGGGGGTGCAGATATAATTGAACTCGGTTTTCCGTTTTCAGACCCTGTGGCTGACGGGCCAACTATCCAGGCAGCAGGACAGAGGGCACTTGCAGCCGGAATGGATATTGAACGTTACTTCGAGCTTGTCAGAGCCCTTGAGGTTGAAGTCCCTCTTGTGTGCATGACCTATTACAACCCGGTTTTCAGGTACGGAGTGGAAAAATTCGTAGAGCATGCCGCAGAAGCCGGAATAAACGGACTGATAATCCCCGATATCCCGGTAGAAGAAGCAGCTGACCTGAAGAACAGCTGTGAGAAACAGGGGCTTGACCTGATCTTTCTGGTCGCACCTACAACGACCGACACAAGAATCCGGAAGATCCTGGAGAGAGGTTCGGGCTTCATCTACCTGGTTTCAAGGCTCGGGGTTACGGGAACCAGAGCGGATGTTTCAGGTTCCACAAAAGAACTGCTTGCCAGGGTAAAAACCGACATTCCGAAAGCCGTGGGGTTCGGGATATCATCTGGAAAGCAGGCTGCAGAAGTCATAAAAGCCGGAGCAGATGCTGTAATTGTCGGCTCGGCTTTTGTACGGATTATCGAAGAAGGAAATGCCGTAAACGAAAAGCTGGAAGCCCTTGCAAGGGAACTCAAATTCGGCATACTTGAAGCAAATTAA
- the trpD gene encoding anthranilate phosphoribosyltransferase has translation MQGMKEYIKKLGEGCDLSSEEAEAALGEILSTAGDGEIGAFLLALKAKGEKPEEITGFVKGMKKVANMIQPDVPFRLVDVVGTGGDGLNTINVSTAAAIVTAAAGVPVAKHGNRAATSMTGSSDVLEALGIKVDLAPEMVRRVIEDIGIGFMFAPVFHPAMKRVAGVRKKLGVRTVFNILGPLTNPAGAKGQVVGVFDKSLCEPIAYALAELGIEHALVVNGDGMDEISNVSETYVAELKDGKVSTYTITPESMGMLRAKPEDIKGGTPKENACDLLCIFKGQKGPKRDLVILNAAAALYVSGIVSSIRQAIPIAEDAIDSGKVMVKFNQFRNFTVELSRQDEKEGSCSEGTFLASSNTSLLSPASGEKA, from the coding sequence ATGCAAGGAATGAAAGAATATATTAAAAAACTGGGAGAAGGCTGTGATCTAAGTTCGGAAGAAGCCGAAGCCGCACTGGGCGAGATTCTGAGCACAGCCGGAGATGGGGAGATAGGGGCATTTCTGCTTGCCCTCAAGGCAAAAGGAGAAAAACCCGAAGAAATCACAGGCTTTGTAAAAGGAATGAAGAAAGTCGCCAATATGATCCAGCCGGACGTTCCTTTCAGGCTTGTGGATGTCGTTGGGACAGGAGGAGACGGGCTTAACACAATCAATGTTTCAACAGCAGCTGCAATTGTTACTGCAGCAGCCGGAGTCCCTGTAGCCAAACATGGAAACAGGGCCGCCACCTCAATGACCGGGAGTTCTGACGTGCTTGAAGCCCTGGGGATCAAAGTGGATCTTGCCCCTGAAATGGTTAGGAGGGTAATAGAAGATATAGGCATAGGGTTCATGTTTGCCCCGGTTTTTCACCCTGCCATGAAGCGAGTTGCAGGGGTCAGGAAAAAGCTCGGGGTAAGGACGGTTTTCAATATCCTCGGGCCCCTGACCAACCCGGCAGGAGCGAAAGGGCAGGTCGTAGGGGTCTTTGATAAAAGCCTCTGTGAGCCAATAGCTTATGCTCTTGCTGAGCTCGGGATCGAACATGCGCTTGTGGTTAACGGGGACGGGATGGATGAAATCTCAAATGTGAGCGAAACCTATGTTGCTGAATTAAAGGATGGAAAAGTTTCCACATACACTATAACTCCGGAGTCTATGGGCATGCTGCGGGCAAAACCCGAAGACATAAAAGGAGGCACTCCGAAAGAAAATGCCTGTGACCTCCTCTGTATCTTTAAGGGCCAGAAAGGGCCAAAAAGGGACCTTGTTATCTTAAACGCAGCTGCAGCCCTGTATGTAAGCGGGATAGTGAGCTCAATCCGGCAGGCAATTCCCATTGCCGAAGATGCGATTGACAGCGGGAAAGTTATGGTTAAGTTCAACCAGTTCCGGAATTTCACTGTCGAACTTTCCAGGCAGGACGAAAAAGAGGGCTCTTGCTCGGAAGGAACGTTTCTTGCCTCTTCCAATACATCCTTGTTAAGCCCGGCTTCCGGGGAAAAGGCATGA
- a CDS encoding phosphoribosylanthranilate isomerase: MKTRPKTRVKICGIHSPEDMELAGLYGADAVGFITEVPVESPRKLDSDTAAALIAKVPKYLDSVMVIMPETSACALELIEKVRPDIVQIHSNLPLIELEVIREKADIPIIKTLSVPAGRGASKLQNFVKRLLEEVHELEESGAVDSVLLDSGVAGKTGGTGCIHDWDLSRRIAEETEFPLILAGGLKPENVQEAIRAVSPYAVDTASGVETYGKKDAVKIRTFIEEVRCADAFL; this comes from the coding sequence ATGAAAACAAGGCCAAAAACCAGGGTGAAAATATGCGGGATCCACAGCCCCGAAGATATGGAACTTGCAGGTCTCTACGGAGCCGATGCCGTTGGTTTTATCACGGAAGTCCCTGTGGAAAGCCCTAGAAAACTCGATTCAGATACCGCTGCCGCCCTTATCGCAAAAGTCCCGAAATACCTTGACTCGGTAATGGTCATAATGCCTGAAACCTCTGCCTGCGCCCTGGAGCTTATCGAGAAAGTAAGGCCGGATATAGTACAGATCCACTCCAATCTTCCCCTTATCGAACTTGAAGTCATAAGGGAAAAAGCAGACATCCCTATAATAAAAACCCTTTCCGTGCCTGCCGGAAGGGGAGCTTCCAAACTCCAGAATTTTGTAAAACGGCTTCTTGAAGAGGTCCACGAGCTGGAAGAAAGCGGAGCTGTGGACAGTGTGCTTCTGGACTCAGGGGTTGCCGGAAAAACCGGCGGTACAGGCTGTATACATGATTGGGACCTCAGCCGGAGAATTGCAGAAGAAACAGAATTTCCCCTGATCCTTGCCGGTGGGCTTAAACCCGAAAATGTGCAGGAAGCCATCAGGGCAGTTTCCCCCTATGCTGTGGACACGGCTTCAGGGGTAGAGACCTATGGAAAAAAAGATGCTGTGAAAATCAGGACGTTTATTGAAGAAGTGAGGTGTGCCGATGCTTTCCTTTGA
- the trpE gene encoding anthranilate synthase component I → MLSFDLGKKEFLELVSGLEKPGLVQLFAKVEAGGSSAFSPLKLYRALRDSGTTGYSFLLESVEKQESRARYSFVGNDPDAVLKISDRKVSLELLNQKASPLFEAICAKMKEVCGPETVEKENESKINEGSKKNKCSEKLTAAIPEGKDVFDALRLAFLPANGIELLNSRRFDRQTFLGGAIGYTAYDAIYDSWLGVKKNFESDIPDLQYLLVSKSFVFDHLTEVVYIVITPFVIPGSDAGKIYDEAFSEAEKLYSIIQKVDLSEDAVDAVKASAEGAIVSGAAVSSPSTTSGSNIQVCSVDRSGFEESVLQAKEHIFAGDVFQIVLSRKCEFIMDQSPFKLYMQLRAINPSPYMYIFEFGDLAIVGASPETLLTVHKRTVIINPIAGTCPRGKSGAEDEALASHMLNDEKERAEHVMLVDLGRNDVRMVSESGSVKVSGFMKVLKYSHVQHIESTVSGTLRPECDQFDAFRAVFPAGTLSGAPKIRAMEIISELETAPRGIYGGGVGYYSWNGDADFAIVIRTLLIQGKKASVQAGAGIVADSDPAYEFRETERKMAAMLVAIGGEIRVEK, encoded by the coding sequence ATGCTTTCCTTTGATCTTGGAAAAAAAGAATTTCTGGAGCTTGTCTCCGGGCTTGAAAAGCCGGGTCTTGTCCAGCTCTTTGCAAAAGTTGAAGCTGGAGGTTCCTCTGCCTTCTCTCCCCTCAAACTTTACAGGGCCCTGAGAGATTCAGGGACAACAGGCTACTCCTTCCTGTTGGAGTCCGTAGAAAAGCAGGAAAGCAGGGCAAGATACTCCTTTGTTGGAAACGACCCCGATGCCGTGCTGAAAATAAGTGACCGAAAAGTTTCCCTTGAACTCCTGAACCAAAAAGCTTCTCCTCTTTTTGAAGCAATCTGTGCAAAGATGAAGGAAGTCTGCGGCCCGGAAACCGTAGAAAAGGAAAATGAATCTAAGATAAATGAAGGTTCTAAGAAAAATAAATGTTCGGAAAAATTAACGGCTGCAATTCCAGAGGGAAAAGATGTTTTTGATGCCCTTCGCCTGGCTTTTCTTCCGGCAAACGGGATAGAACTTCTCAATTCCAGACGTTTTGATAGGCAGACTTTCCTGGGTGGGGCTATCGGCTATACAGCATACGATGCGATCTATGACAGCTGGTTAGGGGTCAAAAAAAATTTTGAGTCAGACATCCCCGACCTTCAATACCTTCTCGTTTCGAAAAGTTTTGTCTTCGACCACCTGACTGAAGTGGTCTACATAGTTATCACCCCCTTCGTAATCCCGGGTTCGGATGCAGGAAAAATATACGATGAAGCATTTTCAGAGGCAGAAAAACTCTACTCTATAATTCAGAAAGTTGACCTATCGGAAGATGCAGTAGATGCAGTAAAGGCATCAGCAGAAGGAGCAATTGTATCAGGAGCAGCAGTTTCGAGCCCGTCTACAACATCAGGTTCAAATATACAGGTCTGTAGTGTTGACAGGTCGGGATTTGAGGAATCCGTACTCCAGGCAAAGGAGCATATTTTTGCAGGGGATGTTTTCCAGATAGTCCTTTCCAGAAAATGTGAGTTCATAATGGACCAGTCTCCTTTCAAACTTTATATGCAGCTCCGAGCAATAAACCCGAGCCCTTACATGTATATATTCGAGTTCGGGGACCTGGCAATTGTAGGGGCAAGCCCTGAAACCCTGCTTACCGTACACAAACGCACTGTTATAATAAACCCCATTGCAGGCACCTGCCCGAGGGGAAAGTCCGGAGCTGAAGACGAAGCCCTGGCTTCACATATGCTCAACGACGAAAAGGAAAGGGCGGAACATGTAATGCTCGTTGACCTCGGGCGAAACGATGTCCGGATGGTTTCGGAAAGCGGCTCAGTAAAGGTTTCCGGCTTCATGAAAGTCCTGAAATATTCTCATGTCCAGCACATAGAAAGCACGGTTTCAGGAACTCTCAGGCCCGAATGCGACCAGTTCGATGCCTTCAGGGCGGTTTTTCCAGCCGGGACCCTTTCAGGGGCTCCGAAAATCCGGGCAATGGAAATTATTTCCGAACTTGAAACAGCTCCGAGAGGAATCTACGGCGGCGGGGTAGGGTACTACAGCTGGAACGGAGACGCTGATTTTGCAATTGTGATCCGGACCCTGCTTATACAGGGAAAAAAGGCTTCAGTGCAGGCAGGGGCAGGGATTGTTGCGGATTCCGATCCTGCATATGAGTTCAGGGAAACCGAGCGGAAAATGGCAGCAATGCTCGTGGCTATTGGCGGAGAAATCCGGGTTGAAAAATGA
- a CDS encoding aminodeoxychorismate/anthranilate synthase component II, translated as MKIIFINNKDSFVWNLVDYISYFEKDTQVLPNTVTLEELREIKPDALVISPGPGNPSDPKDIGNCLEIIREMGREIPLMGVCLGHQAINVAFGGPVRRCKVGPVHGKSSRIQHTESPLFTTLKEQFEAGRYHSLEIGEPAPGIKITARAEDGTIMAVEHAEYPIYGLQFHPESVLTPEGLKIIERFLEISRNFKKRQPAV; from the coding sequence ATGAAAATCATTTTCATAAACAATAAGGATTCCTTTGTATGGAACCTTGTGGACTATATTTCATACTTTGAAAAAGATACCCAGGTCCTTCCCAACACGGTTACTCTGGAAGAGTTAAGGGAAATAAAGCCTGATGCACTTGTAATTTCACCCGGACCCGGAAATCCGTCTGACCCGAAAGACATTGGAAACTGCCTGGAGATCATCAGGGAAATGGGCAGGGAAATCCCTCTTATGGGAGTCTGTCTGGGGCACCAGGCAATCAATGTAGCCTTCGGAGGGCCTGTCAGGAGATGTAAAGTGGGACCGGTACACGGAAAAAGTTCCAGGATCCAGCATACGGAATCTCCGCTCTTTACAACGCTTAAAGAGCAGTTCGAAGCCGGACGCTACCACTCCCTGGAGATTGGGGAACCGGCTCCCGGAATAAAAATAACTGCACGAGCAGAAGACGGAACCATCATGGCAGTCGAGCACGCAGAATACCCTATCTATGGCCTGCAATTCCACCCCGAGTCCGTGCTTACTCCAGAAGGATTAAAAATAATAGAAAGATTTCTGGAAATTTCGAGAAACTTTAAAAAAAGACAGCCGGCTGTTTAA
- a CDS encoding DHH family phosphoesterase: MKELQNHLKAKTLILTHGDSDGICSGAIAKSAYPEAYVYFTSPVSLLDKLDFIEEVENIIICDMAIEERHYSELHSTLEKFAEECNLYYIDHHPLPEKWKKEAWFYHDTSVCASELTYRVFENLLNQEMRRVAIYGAIGDFCDNTPCVKSWVRDWDKRSLYFQAGTLIQAILQKGKEYDFKRTLLEPLSNDVIPSNIPGLLELAREAAINEEKIRLFVKEHVEVLKNSAYIVNTNNSISKAAIYAASYGHRDVGIAAEYRERKGVYDLSIRSRGKVDINRILRSIAPKFGGSGGGHPVAAGARIPEDSLAGFLRAFDARLGEASEVK; this comes from the coding sequence ATGAAAGAACTCCAGAACCACCTTAAAGCAAAAACCCTGATCCTGACCCATGGAGACTCTGATGGGATATGTTCGGGAGCAATTGCAAAAAGTGCCTACCCGGAAGCATATGTTTACTTTACAAGTCCGGTCAGCCTTCTCGATAAGTTAGATTTCATTGAGGAAGTTGAGAATATTATAATCTGCGATATGGCAATCGAGGAAAGGCACTACTCTGAACTCCACTCAACACTTGAGAAATTCGCGGAGGAATGTAACCTCTATTACATAGACCACCATCCTCTTCCGGAAAAGTGGAAAAAAGAAGCCTGGTTTTATCACGATACGAGTGTATGTGCCTCCGAGCTGACCTACAGGGTCTTTGAAAATCTCCTGAACCAGGAAATGCGGAGGGTAGCAATCTACGGGGCTATAGGTGATTTCTGTGACAATACACCCTGTGTAAAGAGCTGGGTCAGAGACTGGGACAAAAGAAGCCTCTATTTCCAGGCTGGAACCCTGATCCAGGCAATACTCCAGAAAGGAAAAGAATACGATTTTAAAAGAACCCTGCTTGAACCCCTATCAAATGATGTTATTCCTTCAAATATCCCTGGTCTACTCGAGCTTGCCAGGGAAGCTGCAATTAATGAAGAGAAAATCCGGCTTTTTGTGAAAGAACATGTGGAAGTCCTGAAAAACAGCGCGTATATTGTAAATACGAATAACTCCATTTCAAAAGCAGCGATCTATGCAGCTTCCTACGGACATAGAGATGTGGGAATTGCAGCCGAGTACCGTGAGAGAAAAGGCGTATACGATCTTAGCATACGTTCCCGTGGAAAGGTGGATATAAATCGTATCCTGCGCTCGATTGCACCTAAGTTTGGAGGAAGCGGCGGCGGGCACCCTGTTGCAGCAGGAGCGCGTATCCCCGAAGATTCGCTGGCGGGTTTCCTCCGGGCTTTTGATGCCAGACTCGGGGAAGCAAGTGAGGTAAAATAA
- the engB gene encoding GTP-binding protein EngB: protein METSKTAAECGINIEIIFVGRSNVGKSSLLRELFGAKVRVGRRPGVTLRPRHAQESDLLVTDMPGFGFMSGVKDRKQDIVKDQTVRYLEKNAERIKLGVLVIDAPTFPEVVDRWDSRNQIPIDVEMFDFMREIGIDTIVAANKMDKVKAAEYAPLLDEVSVRLGLEPPWQNWKHIIAPISAKKDDLKALKGLLRDRLHEMKRDDLFKYI, encoded by the coding sequence ATGGAAACCAGCAAGACTGCAGCTGAATGCGGCATAAATATTGAGATTATCTTTGTAGGGCGCTCAAACGTGGGCAAGTCCTCTCTTCTCAGGGAACTCTTCGGGGCAAAAGTAAGGGTTGGAAGACGCCCGGGTGTTACCCTGCGTCCCAGACACGCCCAGGAATCGGACCTTCTTGTCACGGATATGCCAGGCTTCGGCTTCATGAGCGGAGTGAAAGACCGGAAGCAGGATATTGTAAAAGACCAGACAGTACGCTATCTCGAAAAGAATGCAGAACGGATCAAACTCGGGGTCCTTGTAATAGACGCCCCGACTTTCCCTGAAGTAGTCGACCGCTGGGATTCAAGGAATCAAATTCCTATAGACGTTGAAATGTTTGATTTCATGAGGGAAATCGGTATTGACACAATCGTTGCTGCAAACAAGATGGACAAAGTAAAAGCAGCCGAGTATGCCCCTCTCCTTGACGAGGTTTCAGTTCGCCTCGGACTTGAGCCTCCATGGCAGAACTGGAAGCATATCATTGCTCCAATAAGTGCAAAAAAAGATGATTTGAAGGCCTTAAAGGGACTTCTCCGGGATAGGCTGCACGAAATGAAAAGAGACGACCTGTTCAAGTATATTTAA